One Bdellovibrio bacteriovorus str. Tiberius DNA segment encodes these proteins:
- a CDS encoding DUF3108 domain-containing protein gives MNKLLLAAFVSLFLVSCSTSFLKYEKADQMKKNEEFEGAVTIVKPQAETASEGAAETSAAEQTATKPEAAGKSDKSATKTGAKSTGKTSAKPTEKTSTKTADKAAVKSSAKTAAAPAAKAPAKTTKSAAKTEAAAAEPATRQPDIEDSEGFNGRRPVNDPFRVGEEVVHDVHYFKVSAGELRMKVEPFAMVNNRKSYTFAVEIRTSSLFSSFYSVEDRVETFVDYEDLVPRVFQLHVKESGQLREAKMLFDVEKNTATFWEKKVTKDHGEEEKKQNWEILPYTQNVYSAIYYMRNFKWETGKEYSFRVGNDNENLVFSGKALRREVLNTKLGPMKAIVVQPKITLKGKLNPIGDNFIWLSDDDRKFILRIESKIKIGTLVSEVVEIKPGR, from the coding sequence GTGAATAAACTGCTTCTTGCTGCTTTCGTTTCATTGTTTTTGGTTTCTTGTTCAACTTCATTTTTGAAGTACGAGAAGGCCGATCAGATGAAAAAAAACGAAGAGTTCGAAGGAGCCGTGACGATTGTAAAGCCGCAAGCAGAGACCGCATCAGAAGGTGCGGCTGAAACGAGTGCGGCAGAGCAGACAGCGACGAAACCTGAAGCTGCCGGAAAGTCTGACAAATCAGCCACCAAGACGGGTGCCAAATCCACAGGCAAAACTTCCGCAAAACCGACTGAGAAAACCTCCACAAAAACCGCTGATAAAGCTGCGGTAAAATCCTCTGCTAAAACAGCAGCCGCTCCGGCGGCCAAAGCTCCGGCAAAGACCACGAAGTCTGCGGCCAAAACAGAAGCCGCTGCGGCAGAACCCGCAACCCGTCAGCCAGATATCGAAGATTCCGAAGGATTTAACGGACGTCGTCCGGTGAATGACCCGTTCCGCGTGGGTGAGGAAGTGGTGCATGACGTGCATTACTTCAAAGTCTCTGCCGGGGAGCTTCGCATGAAGGTGGAGCCTTTTGCCATGGTCAACAACCGCAAGTCCTATACTTTCGCGGTTGAAATCCGTACCAGCTCGCTGTTCAGCTCTTTCTATAGTGTTGAAGACCGTGTCGAGACCTTCGTGGATTATGAAGATCTTGTTCCTCGCGTGTTCCAGTTGCACGTGAAAGAATCAGGTCAGTTGCGTGAAGCCAAGATGCTCTTTGACGTCGAGAAAAACACGGCGACCTTCTGGGAAAAGAAGGTGACCAAGGATCACGGCGAAGAAGAAAAAAAGCAGAACTGGGAAATCCTGCCTTACACACAAAACGTGTACAGCGCGATTTACTATATGCGAAACTTCAAATGGGAAACGGGCAAAGAGTATTCCTTCCGCGTCGGGAACGACAATGAGAACCTGGTGTTTTCTGGTAAAGCCCTTCGCCGTGAAGTCCTGAACACCAAGCTGGGTCCGATGAAAGCCATTGTGGTTCAGCCCAAAATCACTCTTAAAGGCAAATTGAATCCAATCGGCGACAACTTCATTTGGTTGTCTGACGATGATCGCAAGTTCATCCTGCGTATTGAATCCAAAATTAAAATCGGCACTCTGGTTTCCGAAGTCGTTGAAATCAAACCGGGTCGCTGA
- a CDS encoding cyclic nucleotide-binding domain-containing protein: MRIEKEPLQLPALQMQPSADGGSFMVLSSRKSYRLNPLQYSYMDVLKNGGSIEGLVQFFLGQGWLVSFRELSALLEFLIQQGLLQNPNIQAYFNRAQQTMQEQGHLSGQGQQAASLNPSQLPFFRSLDPALAKHLMQSSERFQVPANIKVIQSGKNDRDLFILLKGQAGIYRVLGNQQRQMVAALNSGALFGESGFLLNQPRTADVITLAPSEILRVRHLPEFDQLIKSDKAQSLQQRFWILQALQSSNVFKNLPGDCLDSLIFSGRLVKAPAHQRLFAEGQPANTCYIVVQGSVVISQQGRNINVMAQGACFGEISLLMSGGQRTATATTQQETILLEIQQNNFYQVLSQNLFLAKEIETLAAQRLEADRKR; encoded by the coding sequence ATGAGAATCGAGAAAGAACCCCTGCAACTTCCTGCCCTGCAAATGCAGCCTTCCGCTGACGGCGGCAGCTTCATGGTTCTTTCCTCCCGCAAAAGCTATCGTCTGAATCCCCTGCAATACTCGTATATGGACGTGCTTAAAAACGGCGGTTCGATCGAAGGACTGGTGCAGTTCTTTCTGGGACAGGGATGGCTGGTCAGCTTCCGTGAACTTTCAGCCTTGCTGGAGTTTTTGATTCAACAAGGCCTTTTGCAGAATCCCAATATTCAGGCTTACTTCAATCGTGCGCAACAAACCATGCAAGAACAAGGACACTTGAGCGGACAAGGCCAGCAAGCCGCCTCGCTAAACCCATCGCAGCTGCCCTTCTTCCGTTCTTTGGATCCGGCACTGGCGAAGCATCTGATGCAAAGTTCTGAACGCTTTCAGGTGCCTGCCAACATCAAAGTCATTCAATCCGGCAAGAACGACCGTGATCTTTTCATTCTGTTAAAAGGTCAGGCCGGCATTTACCGTGTTTTGGGAAATCAGCAACGCCAAATGGTGGCAGCCCTCAATTCCGGCGCACTGTTTGGCGAAAGTGGGTTTTTGCTGAATCAACCGCGCACCGCTGACGTCATCACCCTGGCCCCCAGTGAAATCCTGAGGGTTCGTCATTTACCCGAGTTCGATCAACTGATCAAAAGCGACAAGGCCCAAAGCCTGCAACAGCGCTTCTGGATCTTACAAGCCCTGCAGTCTTCCAACGTGTTTAAGAATTTACCCGGTGATTGTCTGGACAGTTTGATCTTTTCGGGCCGCCTGGTGAAAGCCCCAGCCCATCAAAGACTGTTCGCTGAAGGCCAACCCGCCAACACCTGCTACATCGTAGTCCAAGGAAGCGTTGTAATCAGTCAACAAGGCCGCAACATCAACGTCATGGCCCAAGGGGCCTGCTTCGGCGAAATCTCGCTGCTAATGAGCGGCGGTCAAAGAACGGCGACGGCGACCACCCAACAAGAAACCATTCTGCTGGAAATCCAGCAAAACAACTTCTATCAAGTTCTGTCTCAAAATTTATTCTTGGCCAAAGAAATCGAAACTCTCGCCGCCCAAAGACTCGAAGCCGACCGCAAAAGATAG
- the lpxB gene encoding lipid-A-disaccharide synthase — MDQVLIVAAEASSVTYAQRILEAWKAQGRKVHAFGVGSQDMEDIGFERLGKSEEMAVVGAAEIISAYSHLKSVFDNLVAEAEKRRPKVAIVMDYPEFNLMLAKKLHALGIPVVYYISPQVWAWRKGRVKTIKKYCKKVFVLFPFEVPFYEEHGVPVEFVGHPLLDELDERLIDDLAYRKTHRNQCGIRDNEIVLGLMPGSRRLEVKQHLDIQLDAARILSKKFPNLKVLILTAPTFTKEYMQDRLENFRLPYMLLKDEPFRMIHLVDMMLVASGTATLQVGLLKKPMVIMYKMKWLTGVFAKLFVRGTKYFGLVNLILNKEAVPELFQSEVTAENLAAELERYVLDKKYHDSVVSDLGQVRQYLGDKGATQRVVKALEEYFV, encoded by the coding sequence ATGGATCAGGTTCTGATTGTGGCGGCGGAAGCCTCCAGTGTGACCTATGCCCAAAGAATTCTGGAAGCCTGGAAAGCCCAGGGCCGCAAGGTTCATGCTTTCGGAGTGGGCAGCCAGGATATGGAAGACATCGGCTTTGAGCGCCTTGGCAAATCTGAAGAGATGGCCGTTGTGGGCGCAGCCGAAATCATCAGTGCTTATTCCCATCTGAAAAGTGTTTTTGACAACCTGGTGGCGGAAGCTGAAAAACGCCGTCCAAAGGTGGCCATTGTGATGGACTATCCGGAGTTCAACCTGATGCTGGCGAAAAAGCTGCACGCATTGGGTATTCCGGTTGTTTACTATATTTCTCCGCAGGTGTGGGCATGGCGCAAAGGCCGTGTGAAGACCATCAAGAAATACTGCAAAAAAGTATTCGTTCTATTCCCGTTTGAAGTGCCTTTCTATGAAGAGCACGGCGTACCGGTGGAATTCGTAGGGCATCCTCTTTTGGATGAATTGGACGAGCGTCTGATTGATGATCTGGCTTACCGCAAAACTCATCGCAACCAGTGCGGCATCCGTGACAACGAAATCGTGCTGGGTCTGATGCCGGGCAGTCGTCGTCTGGAAGTTAAACAGCATTTGGACATTCAGCTGGATGCGGCTCGTATTCTTTCCAAGAAGTTCCCAAATCTGAAAGTTTTGATTCTGACCGCGCCGACGTTCACCAAAGAATATATGCAGGACCGTCTGGAAAACTTCCGACTGCCTTATATGTTGTTGAAGGATGAGCCATTCAGAATGATTCATCTGGTGGACATGATGCTGGTGGCCTCAGGAACGGCGACCCTGCAGGTGGGCCTGCTGAAAAAACCAATGGTCATCATGTACAAAATGAAGTGGTTGACCGGTGTATTTGCGAAGCTCTTTGTTCGCGGGACCAAATATTTTGGTCTGGTGAATCTGATTCTGAACAAAGAAGCGGTGCCGGAATTGTTCCAAAGCGAAGTTACTGCCGAAAATTTGGCGGCAGAGCTGGAACGCTACGTTCTTGATAAAAAGTACCATGACTCGGTTGTTTCTGACCTGGGTCAGGTTCGTCAGTATCTTGGCGACAAAGGGGCCACCCAGCGTGTGGTGAAAGCCCTGGAAGAGTACTTCGTATAA
- a CDS encoding sigma-54-dependent transcriptional regulator, with protein MINKLHTLIVDDEAELRRSVISILKSTMPEIEFTIEEAATGKEALDKVKLQQWDLVLMDVKMPEMNGLEALTAIKEHDPRTFVVLMTAHSNLHDAVVAIKEGAYDYVEKPVQPQQLAEIVRKSLEARDLISSLAMSNPVFDDDIESEIVGGSSKMKEVFNLIYRLCKVDTTVLVRGENGTGKELVARAIHFNSPRKSGAFVAINCGAIPESLMESELFGHEKGAFTGAVERKIGKFQLANNGTLFLDEIGELRPDMQVKLLRVLQERKFTPVGSNREVKTTTRIIAATNRNLEKMMEEGEFREDLFYRLNVMPIFLPPLRERSDDIEALAGNFIKKFSKQHGRQITAITPEALDMLKSYRWPGNIRELENIIERSFIVENSHQITVDSLPDSIKLAPKDGADKTASVGYSGPLDFDAFKEEMEKEFIVSALKANNGRINQTVAQANIPKNTLLRKIRKYGINVKEYTNEE; from the coding sequence ATGATCAATAAGCTCCACACACTGATTGTTGATGACGAGGCCGAACTGCGCCGTTCGGTGATTTCGATCCTGAAATCCACCATGCCCGAAATTGAATTCACCATCGAAGAGGCCGCCACAGGCAAAGAGGCCCTGGACAAGGTGAAACTTCAGCAGTGGGATCTGGTTCTGATGGACGTGAAGATGCCGGAAATGAACGGCCTTGAAGCGTTGACCGCAATCAAGGAACACGATCCTCGCACCTTCGTCGTTTTGATGACGGCACACTCAAACCTTCATGACGCCGTTGTGGCGATCAAAGAAGGCGCTTACGACTATGTTGAAAAACCAGTTCAACCACAGCAACTGGCCGAAATCGTGCGTAAAAGCCTTGAGGCGCGCGATCTGATTTCATCTTTGGCGATGTCCAATCCCGTGTTCGACGACGATATTGAATCCGAGATCGTAGGTGGCTCTTCCAAAATGAAAGAGGTCTTCAACCTGATCTACCGTCTGTGCAAAGTCGACACGACGGTTCTGGTGCGTGGTGAAAACGGAACCGGCAAAGAACTGGTCGCCCGCGCGATTCACTTCAACTCCCCTAGAAAATCCGGAGCCTTTGTTGCCATCAACTGCGGGGCGATCCCTGAAAGCCTGATGGAAAGTGAATTGTTCGGCCACGAAAAAGGGGCCTTCACTGGTGCTGTGGAACGTAAAATCGGCAAATTCCAGCTGGCCAACAACGGAACTTTGTTCCTGGATGAAATCGGCGAGCTTCGCCCCGACATGCAGGTAAAACTATTGCGTGTTCTGCAAGAGCGCAAGTTCACCCCGGTGGGCAGCAACCGTGAAGTCAAAACCACAACCCGTATTATTGCCGCCACCAACCGCAACCTGGAAAAGATGATGGAAGAAGGCGAATTCCGCGAGGACTTGTTCTATCGCCTGAACGTGATGCCAATCTTCCTGCCGCCTTTGCGTGAGCGTTCTGACGACATCGAGGCGCTGGCTGGCAACTTTATTAAAAAATTCTCGAAACAACACGGCCGTCAGATCACCGCGATCACTCCGGAAGCTTTGGACATGCTGAAATCATATCGCTGGCCGGGAAACATCCGGGAGCTTGAAAACATCATCGAGCGCTCTTTCATCGTGGAAAACAGCCACCAGATCACGGTGGATTCACTGCCGGATTCCATTAAGCTTGCGCCGAAAGACGGAGCTGACAAAACTGCGAGTGTTGGTTATTCCGGCCCGCTGGACTTTGACGCCTTCAAAGAAGAGATGGAAAAGGAATTTATCGTCAGTGCTTTGAAAGCCAACAACGGTCGTATCAATCAGACCGTGGCCCAGGCGAATATTCCGAAGAACACCCTGCTGCGCAAGATCCGCAAGTACGGTATCAATGTGAAAGAATACACTAACGAAGAATAA
- a CDS encoding lysophospholipid acyltransferase family protein has translation MRLLLKFFVNLMVFFSSLVPRRWLRKSGSWVGFLWFDVFGFRKKIVLDNLKLAFPEWTDKQRKAVGRESVYQLGYNFAEFFFIPSVTPEWIAKNVVFHGWEHVENARAAGKGMFFLTLHLGNGDLACNTIVLNGQSVNLITKRFKTKWFDDLWFFIRGAKGVQYIDAHAPNNAFEILKALKKNSAVVFVLDQFMGRPFGIETSFFGKKTGTAYGLALFVQKTKAPVLPIYTYEGKDKKLHVVVEPAMDTASCVTDDKDQTTLNLTQSYCDKLEEIVRKHPEQWMWVHRRWKDFR, from the coding sequence ATGAGATTATTACTCAAGTTCTTCGTTAATCTGATGGTCTTTTTCAGTTCCCTGGTGCCGCGCCGTTGGTTGCGCAAATCCGGATCCTGGGTGGGATTTTTGTGGTTTGATGTCTTTGGTTTTCGCAAAAAAATCGTGCTGGATAATCTGAAGCTGGCCTTCCCGGAATGGACCGACAAACAAAGAAAAGCTGTCGGGCGCGAATCTGTTTACCAGTTGGGATACAACTTTGCTGAATTCTTTTTCATTCCGTCGGTAACGCCTGAGTGGATCGCCAAAAACGTGGTGTTTCACGGCTGGGAACACGTTGAAAACGCCCGTGCTGCCGGTAAGGGCATGTTCTTTCTGACATTGCATCTGGGGAACGGGGATTTGGCCTGCAACACGATTGTGCTGAACGGGCAGAGCGTGAATCTGATCACGAAAAGATTCAAAACGAAATGGTTTGATGATCTGTGGTTTTTCATTCGTGGTGCGAAGGGTGTTCAGTACATCGATGCGCACGCGCCCAATAACGCTTTTGAAATTTTAAAGGCCCTGAAAAAGAACTCGGCCGTGGTGTTTGTTCTGGATCAGTTCATGGGTCGCCCCTTCGGGATTGAGACGTCTTTCTTTGGGAAAAAGACAGGCACAGCCTATGGTCTAGCTCTGTTTGTGCAGAAAACCAAAGCACCTGTGCTTCCGATCTATACCTACGAGGGGAAAGATAAAAAACTTCATGTCGTTGTCGAGCCAGCGATGGACACGGCTTCATGTGTGACTGATGATAAAGACCAGACGACTCTGAACCTGACGCAAAGTTATTGTGACAAGTTGGAAGAGATCGTCAGAAAGCACCCCGAACAATGGATGTGGGTGCATCGACGTTGGAAGGATTTCCGGTGA
- a CDS encoding glycosyltransferase family 9 protein has translation MINCRHFSGYKPCSKNSACDAACAQKDVPTSSVLIVHLGALGAVVRSTSLLKAIKRKYPGSMITWVTDAPAHHLLKNHPAIDRVLTTSEADLLQLSTLEFEVGFVIDKSLKACGVVKRTQVDQIYGFTVQGSNGAIVPATDAAQELWELGLDNHKKFFVNQKPETQLMIEALELGEYQRDDYWLPLTESEDREARRRKDAWLAENGKSLVIGLNTGCSPVIPYKKLTVDYHRLLIERIQAKFPYAEIVLLGGPEDTIRNGLIQQGYSVISSETESGLRDGLISVAACDVIVTGDSLGMHMAISQKKQVVAWFGPTCAHEIDIYDRGFKLLTKSPCSPCWKRTCEKAIMCYDQVSLEEVIDALESCCANRLSGRSTALNPAP, from the coding sequence ATGATCAACTGCAGACACTTTTCCGGTTACAAACCCTGCTCCAAAAATTCGGCGTGTGACGCTGCCTGCGCGCAAAAAGACGTGCCGACGAGTTCTGTGTTGATTGTTCATCTGGGTGCATTGGGCGCCGTGGTTCGCAGCACCAGTTTGCTGAAAGCCATCAAACGAAAATACCCGGGATCCATGATCACCTGGGTGACGGATGCGCCCGCACATCATCTTTTAAAAAATCATCCTGCCATTGACCGTGTTCTGACCACCAGCGAGGCGGACCTGTTGCAGCTGTCCACTTTGGAATTTGAAGTGGGCTTTGTCATTGATAAGTCCCTGAAGGCCTGTGGGGTGGTGAAGCGCACTCAAGTCGATCAGATCTATGGTTTCACTGTTCAGGGATCCAACGGAGCGATTGTGCCGGCGACGGACGCTGCTCAGGAACTGTGGGAACTGGGCTTGGACAATCATAAGAAATTCTTCGTCAACCAAAAGCCTGAAACACAGTTGATGATTGAAGCATTGGAGCTGGGTGAATATCAGCGCGACGACTATTGGCTGCCGCTGACTGAAAGCGAAGACCGGGAAGCTCGTCGTCGCAAAGACGCGTGGCTGGCTGAAAACGGCAAGTCGCTGGTGATCGGTCTTAACACCGGTTGCAGTCCGGTGATTCCCTATAAAAAACTGACGGTGGATTATCATCGTCTGCTGATCGAACGCATTCAGGCAAAATTTCCGTATGCGGAAATCGTGCTGCTGGGTGGGCCTGAAGACACCATTCGCAATGGTCTGATTCAGCAGGGTTATTCCGTGATTTCTTCGGAAACTGAATCCGGGCTTCGTGATGGTTTGATCAGCGTTGCGGCCTGTGACGTGATTGTGACCGGGGACAGTCTGGGAATGCACATGGCGATTTCGCAGAAAAAACAAGTGGTGGCCTGGTTTGGTCCGACCTGTGCTCATGAGATCGACATCTATGACAGGGGATTTAAGCTTTTGACAAAAAGCCCCTGCAGCCCGTGCTGGAAGAGGACTTGTGAAAAAGCCATTATGTGCTACGATCAGGTCTCGTTAGAGGAAGTTATCGATGCCCTTGAATCTTGTTGTGCAAACCGCCTTTCTGGGCGATCTACTGCTCTCAATCCCGCTCCTTAA
- a CDS encoding glycosyltransferase family 9 protein, whose translation MVCRKGLGDFFVKAGIVDHVYEIEKGRKDTYARIIESLRSETVDHLISPHESMRTVLFCAQIKAAHKISYKNAWNFLAFQTRVKRDVRLPDAMRQLSLLAPFDPELKKNIEDYVSRAKPYLPADHGHLPAPPEWASMSQREKVLAHSELFHQLKSKFNLQGFEDGKAVLIFPGSVWATKRWTEEGFIGVGKALKEQGYEVYVMGGPGEETLSERVAAGIPGSVSLAGKTKIIESAQLIARAALLVGNDSASTHLAAVCETPLIAVFGPTILEFGYRPWSAQSFVVQKEDLRCRPCGKHGHKVCPIKTHVCMKDIPAEEVLRTAGFILR comes from the coding sequence TTGGTTTGCCGTAAAGGGCTGGGCGACTTCTTCGTCAAAGCCGGTATCGTTGATCACGTCTATGAAATCGAAAAGGGCAGGAAAGACACCTATGCCCGTATTATCGAATCCCTGCGATCTGAAACTGTTGATCATTTGATTTCTCCGCATGAATCCATGCGCACGGTTTTGTTTTGCGCGCAGATTAAGGCCGCTCATAAAATCTCTTATAAAAACGCCTGGAACTTTCTGGCATTCCAAACCCGTGTAAAACGCGACGTGCGTCTGCCGGATGCGATGAGACAGCTCAGCCTTTTGGCGCCGTTTGATCCTGAATTGAAAAAGAACATCGAAGACTATGTCAGCCGCGCGAAACCTTATTTGCCGGCCGATCACGGTCATTTGCCAGCGCCGCCGGAATGGGCGTCCATGAGTCAGCGTGAAAAAGTGCTGGCACATTCTGAGTTGTTTCATCAGTTAAAATCCAAATTCAACCTTCAGGGGTTTGAAGACGGTAAAGCCGTTTTAATCTTCCCAGGCAGCGTGTGGGCAACCAAACGCTGGACGGAAGAGGGCTTTATCGGCGTTGGCAAGGCGCTCAAAGAACAAGGCTATGAAGTCTATGTGATGGGTGGCCCCGGCGAAGAAACCCTGTCAGAACGAGTGGCAGCGGGTATTCCGGGTTCGGTGTCCTTGGCTGGTAAAACCAAGATCATCGAGTCGGCCCAGTTGATTGCACGCGCAGCTTTGCTGGTCGGAAACGACAGTGCTTCCACGCATTTGGCAGCGGTGTGTGAAACACCGTTGATTGCGGTGTTTGGTCCAACGATTTTGGAATTTGGCTATCGCCCGTGGTCAGCACAGTCTTTTGTCGTCCAGAAAGAGGACCTGCGCTGTCGACCTTGCGGCAAGCATGGCCACAAGGTCTGTCCGATTAAAACCCATGTGTGTATGAAGGACATTCCCGCCGAGGAAGTCCTTCGTACGGCCGGGTTTATTCTTCGTTAG
- the lpxK gene encoding tetraacyldisaccharide 4'-kinase, translating to MRAYLRPLSFLYDQVVGVKNSLFDRGVIGIYQAPVPVISIGNLTVGGTGKTPITDYCLKALVADGKKVAVISRSYRADADSPCLVDVDHPFAARYFGDEPVLLAQANPQVKVYVGPSKWRTARYSTEVHKYDVLIVDDGFQHRRLHRDLNIVILDATESLSNYEVLPEGRARESWAGIQRADVLILSKCNLATEDSLKALEAKLPKDKEVLYFGYEIQQCQNVKTGQVLSRSEIQGKKLFLVSAIARPDVFEKMMGEIGEVSKQSLHYRDHHQYTAQDVKNITEAFELSGADMLVTTGKDAVKLRHLFNDSSILWSTALEVVEAGKKGRLHEIITQVLR from the coding sequence ATGAGAGCTTATCTTCGTCCATTGTCATTCTTGTATGATCAGGTCGTGGGGGTGAAAAACAGCCTCTTCGACCGCGGTGTTATCGGCATCTATCAGGCGCCGGTGCCGGTGATCAGTATCGGAAATCTGACAGTGGGCGGGACGGGCAAGACACCAATCACGGATTATTGCCTGAAGGCCCTGGTGGCTGATGGCAAAAAAGTGGCGGTGATCAGTCGCTCTTACCGCGCGGATGCCGATTCGCCTTGTCTGGTGGATGTGGATCATCCGTTTGCCGCGCGCTATTTTGGTGACGAGCCGGTGTTACTGGCTCAGGCCAATCCCCAGGTGAAAGTGTACGTGGGCCCGAGCAAATGGCGCACAGCCCGCTATTCCACTGAAGTTCATAAATACGATGTTCTGATTGTGGATGATGGATTCCAGCACCGCCGCCTGCATCGTGATTTGAATATCGTTATTCTGGATGCGACCGAAAGCCTGTCGAACTATGAAGTTCTGCCGGAAGGTCGCGCCCGTGAATCGTGGGCGGGGATACAGCGTGCTGATGTTTTGATTCTGTCCAAATGCAATCTGGCGACAGAGGATTCTTTGAAAGCTCTGGAAGCCAAGCTTCCCAAAGACAAGGAAGTCCTTTATTTCGGTTACGAAATTCAGCAATGCCAGAATGTCAAAACCGGACAAGTTCTAAGTCGCAGCGAAATTCAGGGTAAAAAACTGTTCCTGGTTTCTGCTATTGCCAGACCCGATGTCTTTGAAAAAATGATGGGCGAAATCGGTGAGGTCTCAAAGCAAAGCCTGCACTATCGCGATCATCATCAATACACGGCTCAGGATGTGAAGAACATCACTGAGGCCTTCGAGCTTTCAGGGGCGGATATGCTGGTGACCACCGGCAAAGATGCCGTAAAGCTTCGTCATTTGTTCAACGACTCCTCCATCCTGTGGAGCACTGCTTTGGAAGTGGTTGAAGCAGGAAAGAAGGGACGCCTTCATGAGATTATTACTCAAGTTCTTCGTTAA
- a CDS encoding sensor histidine kinase produces the protein MCWLIGCLALSNDEITSYDQRFQLRGDQKTSPQIVLITIKQSDFAMIYDARTNFLDNMSEVTDITDSFFWNKPLWSELLLRILRQNPQSVGVTLYFGDNVGTVRMTPEDQRIFLDPRIVWASTTNSLERILTPVFTNRDHNNLGSNELRRDEDGVVRRVFPQRAEMPHLVEKITGKKFPTQLAGLAINYRGSARVFKQYSLSEIIYDELPANAFTDKIILIGAETSSAPVYMTPMGTLSRTEILAHITDTVLGDKWIKRLSFVWYAAGFFVLMLMAVFVITTYPQSVALFFILWIGTLLAALSAWVFDTFYFWSPAFSPFVLLGTSWIIFIGYQATKIERQNFHLQQEQEYLAQLEQLKNNFVSLISHDLKTPIAKIQAIVDRLMTQHAQETELGQDLKSLRLFSDELNRYIQSILKVLRVESRDFKINKEVADINEIIEEALQHLRPLARERGIQIHTALEPMFSVEFDTTLLKEVVINLIENAIKYTPAGGQIEVISHESEEFVHVLVKDTGEGIKPEDMEKVWGKFTRGSDQDLRTKGTGLGLYLVKYFIELHGGKVTMESKVGLGTTVAFTLPLDAEEDEVLV, from the coding sequence TTGTGCTGGCTTATCGGATGCCTGGCTTTATCCAACGATGAAATCACGTCTTACGACCAGCGCTTCCAACTGCGCGGAGACCAAAAGACCTCCCCGCAGATCGTTCTGATCACCATCAAACAATCCGATTTTGCGATGATCTATGATGCCCGGACAAACTTCCTCGACAACATGAGCGAAGTCACCGACATCACCGACAGCTTCTTCTGGAACAAACCCCTGTGGTCTGAACTGCTGTTGCGTATCCTGCGCCAGAATCCACAATCTGTCGGTGTGACCCTGTACTTTGGCGACAACGTCGGCACCGTTCGCATGACTCCGGAAGATCAGCGCATCTTCCTGGATCCACGTATCGTGTGGGCCTCGACCACCAATTCCCTGGAACGCATCCTGACCCCGGTCTTTACCAACCGCGACCACAACAATCTGGGCAGCAATGAATTGCGCCGAGACGAAGACGGAGTGGTCCGTCGCGTGTTCCCGCAACGTGCCGAGATGCCTCACCTGGTGGAAAAAATCACGGGTAAGAAGTTCCCGACCCAACTGGCGGGACTGGCGATCAACTATCGCGGCTCGGCCCGCGTGTTTAAACAATACTCTTTAAGCGAAATCATTTATGACGAGCTTCCCGCCAATGCCTTCACCGACAAGATCATCCTGATCGGTGCAGAGACTTCTTCCGCGCCCGTTTACATGACCCCGATGGGGACTTTGTCGCGCACGGAAATTCTGGCTCATATCACCGACACCGTTTTGGGTGACAAGTGGATCAAACGTTTAAGCTTTGTCTGGTATGCCGCCGGGTTCTTTGTACTGATGCTGATGGCGGTCTTTGTAATCACCACCTATCCGCAGTCCGTGGCGCTGTTCTTTATTCTTTGGATCGGGACGTTGCTGGCGGCGTTGTCAGCCTGGGTCTTTGACACATTCTATTTCTGGTCCCCGGCGTTTTCGCCTTTCGTGTTGCTGGGAACAAGCTGGATCATCTTCATCGGTTATCAGGCCACCAAGATTGAACGCCAGAACTTCCACCTGCAACAAGAGCAGGAATATCTGGCGCAGCTGGAGCAATTGAAAAACAACTTCGTCAGTCTGATTTCCCATGACCTGAAAACCCCGATTGCGAAGATTCAGGCCATCGTCGACCGCCTGATGACCCAGCATGCGCAGGAAACTGAATTGGGACAGGATCTAAAATCCCTGCGCCTGTTCAGTGATGAACTGAATCGTTATATCCAGTCCATCCTGAAGGTTCTGCGTGTCGAGTCCCGTGACTTCAAAATCAACAAAGAGGTCGCCGACATCAACGAGATCATCGAAGAGGCCCTGCAGCACCTGCGCCCACTGGCCCGGGAACGAGGCATCCAGATTCACACGGCTCTGGAACCAATGTTCTCTGTCGAGTTTGACACCACCCTTTTGAAAGAGGTTGTGATCAATCTGATTGAAAATGCGATCAAGTACACGCCCGCAGGCGGTCAGATCGAAGTGATCTCGCACGAATCCGAAGAGTTCGTGCATGTCCTGGTCAAGGACACCGGAGAAGGGATCAAGCCCGAGGACATGGAAAAGGTCTGGGGCAAATTCACGCGCGGTTCCGATCAGGATCTGCGCACCAAGGGAACCGGCCTTGGGCTTTATCTGGTTAAATATTTTATTGAACTCCATGGCGGCAAAGTGACGATGGAAAGTAAAGTGGGCCTTGGGACCACTGTTGCCTTCACCCTGCCGCTGGATGCTGAAGAAGACGAGGTGTTAGTATGA